TAGGCGACCCCTACGTCGACAACCGCGCGTGCCCAGACGTGGCTGAGCACGGTGACCGTGCTGATCTGCCCGTGGGGCACGAAGTGGAGCTTGCCCTCCAGGTCGCGCAGCACGCTGAGGCGCAGGTTCATGCGTTCGACCCCGCCGGCGATGTCGCCGACCTTGATCACGTCGCCCACGCCGTACTGGTCCTCGAGCAGGATGAAGAAGCCGTTGATCACGTCGCGCACCAGGTTCTGGGCGGCGAACGAGATGGCCAGACCGGCGATCCCCGCCCCGGCGATCAGCGCCCCGATGTTGAGCCCCATGTTGGCGAGGGCGAGCAGCACCCCGACGCTGATGACCCCGCCCTTGAGGGTGGACTCGATCACCGCCATCAGCGTCTGAATGCGCACCTGCTCGCGCTCGAACTCGGGTTTCTGGGGGATCTTGATGCGGCGCACCAGCACCTCGACGAGGCGGTAGGCGAAGTAGGTGGCCGCCAGGATGAGCAGCACCGCGAGCCCCCGAGAGCCCATCCAGCGCGCCAGCAGCAGGCCCCAGGTGTAGAGCGGCTCGACCTTGATCTCGAAGAGGAAGTGCCCGAAGGAGACGAGCGCGAAGAGCACGACGGCCCACCACACCCAGCCCACGACCCGCCAGAAGGCGTCGTCGCGGCGGTCGGGGGTCAGCCGGGCCACCCAGTGGGCCAGCCGCGAACCGGCGCGGCCCACGGTGTAGGCGACGCCGAGGGCGAAAAAAGCCAGCAGGAACTTGATCCACTGCTGGGTCCCCTGCAGCTGCACCGGGTTGAAGGGTTCCATACGGCTATTCTACGGCGGCCAGGGCCTCGACCAGGCCCGAGCGCGCCATCTTGTGGGCGCGCGCCAGGGCGTTCCTGACGGCACGCCGGTCCGAGGCGCCGTGGCCGATGAAGGCGGGGCCGCGCACCCCCAGAAGCGGCATCGCCCCGTACTCGGCGGGGTCCATGCGGGCGGCCAGCCTCCGCAGGGCGTCCTTCGCCAGCAGCGCCCCCAGCTTGGCCTTGAAGCTGCTCGCAAGCGCCTCCTTGATCCAGCCGAAGAGGATCTTAGCCTCGCCTTCGGCCAGCTTGAGCACGACGTTGCCGGTGAAACCGTCGGTCACGATCACGTCGGCGGCGTCGGCCAGGACGTCGCGTCCTTCGACGTTGCCCACGAAGTGGAGGCCCGCCTCCGCCAGCAGCGGGTGGGCCTCGAGGACGAGCTGGTTGCCCTTGGTGGGCTCCTCGCCGATCGAGAGCAGCCCCACCCGCGGCCGCGCCACCCCGCTCATGCGCTCGGCGTAGGCCGCGCCCATCCGCGCGAACTGCACCAGGTGAGCCGGACGCACGTCGGCGTTGGCCCCGGCGTCGATCAGGTGCACCCGGCCCGAAGGGGCCTGGGAGGGGATCTCGGCGAGGATGGCCGGGCGCTCGATGCCGCGGACGCGGCCGAGGGTGAAGAGGGCCGAGGCCATGGTCGCCCCCGAGTGGCCCATGCTCACCGCCGCCTCGGCCTCGCCCTCCTTGACCAGGCGCATGGCCACGTTGATCGAGGCCTGGCGCCGCCGGCGCACCTCGGTGGCGTGGGCGTGCATGTCGATGACCTCGGGGGCGTGCACGATCGGCAGCTCGCCGCCCTGGGCGGCCAGCTCCTCACGCAAGCGCGCCTCGTCGCCCACCAGGACCACGGGCACGCCTGCGGCCGCGGCCGCCAGCGCCCCCGCCACCGTCTCCCGGGGCGCGTGGTCCCCGCCCATGGCGTCGAGGGCGACGGGCGCGTTCATCTCAGGCTTTGGGCAGGTGCTTTTCGATGCGGGCCACGAAGTTGCGCTTGGGCTGCGCACCGATGATGACCTCGACCGGCTCGCCGTTCTTGAAGAGGATGACGGTGGGGATGCTCATCACCCGAAACCGCATCGCGGTCTTGGGGTTCTCGTCGACGTCGAGTTTGAGCACCTTGAGCTTGCCTTCGTACTCGGCGGCCAGCTCCTCGAGGATCGGTGCGATCATCCGGCACGGTCCGCACCACTCGGCCCAAAAGTCGACGAGGGCGAGGCCGTCTTTGATTTCCTGGTCGAAGGTACTGTCGGACACCACGATCGGTTTCGCCATACGCCCCTTACTGTAGCATCGAGGCAACGATGCGCCAACCGAACCGCGAAGCCCTCGAGCAAGCCGGCCGCCTTTGGCGGGAGGGGGCCTATTGGGAGGTGCACGAGGTGCTCGAGCCCGCCTGGCTCGCGGCCCGGGGGCCGGAACGCGACTTCCTGCACGCCCTGATCCTGGCGGCCGCGGCGATGGAGGCGCGGCGGCGCGGCCACGAACGCGGGGCCCGTAGCAACCTGGCCAAGGCGGTGCGCCGGTGGCGCGCGCTGACGCCCCCCGACGCCCGGCTCGGGGCCTTCCTTGAGGGCGTGGGCCGGGCGCTGGAAGGCGCGCCCCCGCCGCCCTGGCCCCTGGACGAAGAGGCGGACCCGGCCCTCGCGGAGGGTCCGGTATAATCGCGGAGCATGAGCGACCTTAGCCGCCTCAGCCAGCTCGCCGAAGACTACCTGCGGGAACACCGCTTCCAGCGGGGCGATCTGGTCACCTGGAAGCCGGGGCTGCGCAACCGCAAGATGCCCGACTACGGCGAGCCCATGGTCGTGGTCGAGGTGCTCGACGAGCCGGTCTACGACCAGACCGCCGACTCGGGTTCGCCCTACTTCCGCGAGCCGCTGACCGTGCGCTGCCTGCTCGTGGACGAGGACGGCGACGCGCTCGTCTTCTACTACGACGCCCGCCGGCTCATGCCCTACGGCGACTGGCGCAGCAGCGTCGCCAATTGAAGCCTCCTTTGACCGGGTACAATTCAGGCATGGACGCGATCGAAACCCGGGTCACCCGCATGCTGGGGATCCGCTACCCCATCGTGGTGGCGCCGATGTTCCTGGTCTCGAACCGGCCGCTGCTCGAGGCCGTGGCCCGCGCGGGCGCGATCGGGCTCGTGCCCACCCTCAACTTCCGCACCCACGCCGACTACCGCGCCTTCCTGGAGGCCTGGCCCGAGGGGCTCGCCTTCGGGGTGAACCTGATCCTGAAGGACAACCCCCGGCTGGCCGAGGACCTGGCGGCCACGGTGGAGCACCGGGTGCCCCTCGTGGTCACCAGCCTGGGCGACCCCACGCCGGTGATCGAGGCGGTGCACGGCTACGGCGGAAAGGTGTGGTGCGACGTGGTGGGGCTGCGCCACGCCAAAAAGGCCGCCGCGGCCGGGGCCGACGCGCTGGTGGCGGTGGCCGCGGGGGCGGGCGGCCACGCCGGCACGATCAGCCCCTTCGTGCTCGCGCCCTGGCTGCGCGAGGAAACGGGGTTGCCGGTCCTCGTGGCCGGAGGGCTTTCCACCGGAGCCCAGCTGCTCGCGGCGCTGGCCCTGGGCGACGGCGGCTACTTCGGCACCCGTTTCATCGCCACCCGGGAGGCGGGCGCGTCCGAGGCCTACAAACGGGCGCTCGTTCAGGCCCGGCCCGAGGACGTCGTCTACACCCCGGAGGTGACCGGGGTGCCCGCGAACTTCCTGAAGGGCTCGCTCGAGCGCTTCCGCGCCGACGACTCCAAGGCCTGGAAGGACGTCTGGAGCGCGGGGCACGGGGTCGCGTTCATCCGCGACGTGCCCCCGGCCGCCGAGCTCGTCGAACGGCTGGTGCGGGAATTCCGCGAGGCCAAGGCGCGCCTGCCCTGAACGCCGTCCAGGACGCATATTTCATAAGAATTTCAGGTCACGTGGTATACTGATTCGGGAAGAAGCCAACCGGGCCCGCCCGCGCTTCGGCGCGCGCGCCCGTGTCGACCCAGACCACGAAAGGAGGTCGTACATGTACCCCACGCCCGTGGACGCGTACGGACGTTACGAACCGGTAACCCTGAAGAACATCCACCGCCACCCCGCCTACCGCCGGCTCCCGGAAAGCCTGCGTCGCGAGCTGGAGGTGGCGGCCCAGGTGCTGCCCTTCCGCACCAACCCCTACGTTCTCGACGAGCTGATCGACTGGGACCGGGCCCCCGAGGACCCGATCTTCCAGCTCGTCTTCCCCCAGCGGGGCATGCTCGATTCCGAGACCTACGCGCGCGTCGAGGCCGCCCTGACCTCGGGCGACCGGGAGGCGCTCGTCGAAGCCGTCTGGAACGCGCGCCGCGCCATGAACCCGCACCCCGCCGGGCAGCTCACCCACAACGTGCCCGAGCTGGACGGCCGGAAGCTGGACGGCCTGCAGCACAAGTACGCCGAGACCGTGCTCTTCTTCCCCGCCGGCGGCCAGACCTGCCACGCCTACTGCACCTACTGCTTCCGCTGGGCCCAGTTCGTGGGCGACCGCGAACTCAAGTTCGAATCGAGCCAAGTCGACGATCTGGTGCGCTACCTGCGCGCCCACCCCGAGGTGACCGACGTGCTCGTCACCGGCGGCGACCCGATGGTGATGAAGACCCGGCTGCTCGCGCGCTACCTGGAGCCGCTGCTCGAGGTGGAGACGCTGCGCACGATCCGCATCGGCAGCAAGTCGCTGGCCTACTGGCCGATGCGCTTCACCACCGACCCCGACGCCGCCGAGGTGCTGCGCCTCTTCGAGCGCGTGGCGGCCGCGGGCAAGCAGCTCGCCTTCATGGCCCACTTCAGCCACCCGCGCGAGCTCGAGACCGAGCAGGTGCAGGCCGCGATCCAGAACCTACTCGCCACCGGCGCGGTGGTGCGCACCCAGGCGCCGCTGATCCGCCACGTCAACGACGACGCCGACGTCTGGGCCGAGAAGTGGCGCCGTGAAGTGCGCCTGGGTCTGATTCCCTACTACATGTTCGTCGAGCGCGACACCGGCCCCAAGCGCTACTTCGAGGTGCCGCTGGCCGAGGCGCAGCGCATCTTCGCGGACGCCTACCGCCAGGTCTCGGGCCTCGCCCGCACCGTGCGCGGCCCCAGCATGTCGGCCTTCCCCGGCAAGGTGCGCGTCGTCGGCACCGCCGAGGTGGCCGGGGAGAAGGTCTTCGTCCTCGAGTTCCTGCAGGCGCGCGACCCCGCCTGGGTGGGCCGGCCCTTCTTCGCCAAGTTCTCGGAGGAGGCCACCTGGCTCGACGAGCTCGAGCCGGCCCTGGGCGAAAAACGCTTCTTCTTCGAGGGGTAGCCTAGGCGCCCCGCCGCGCCCGCCCGCCTCTGCGCGGGCGGGTTTTCGTGCGCGATTTCCCATCCTTCCCAGGCGCCGGTTGTGCGAAGATGGAGCCATGCGCATCGGGGTGTTGCTCACCATGGGGTTCCTGGAGGCCGAGGCCGCGCCGGTCCTCGACGCGGTGCGCATCCTGCGCGAGGCGGGGGCCGCGGTCGAGGGCTTCACGCTGGCCAAGAGCCGGCACGCCCTCGAGGGGGCGGCGGGCACCGTCTGGACGGCCAAGTACGCCCTCACCGCCCGCCCCGAGCTGGACGTGCTCGTCGTCCCCGGAAGCAAGGGGCTCGCCCGCGCGGCGCGCGACCTGCAGATCGAGCTCTGGCTCGAGGAGGTCTGGCCCCGGCTGGAGGCCGTCTTCCTGGGCGCGAACGGCCCGGTCTTCCTGGGCGAGCTGGGGCGCGCCCCCCAGCTCGTGGCCGCGCACCCCGCCTACGCGGACGAGGTGAGGCGCTACGCCAAGCTGGGGCACGAGACCGCCTACGCCGTGGGCAAGGTCACCACCACCGCCGGCTACCTCTTCCTGCTCGGGGCGCTGCTGGACCACCTGCAGTCGGCCGGATTCGACATCGAGCCCGTGCTCGGGCAGATGGCGCTGGCCTTCGACTGACCCCGGCCGTATACTGGGCCTTTGTATGGCGAACCTTTCCATCGGCATCGTCGGCCTCCCCAACGTGGGCAAGTCCACCCTCTTCAACGCGATCACCAAGGCGGGCGCGCTCG
This genomic stretch from Oceanithermus profundus DSM 14977 harbors:
- a CDS encoding mechanosensitive ion channel family protein, which encodes MEPFNPVQLQGTQQWIKFLLAFFALGVAYTVGRAGSRLAHWVARLTPDRRDDAFWRVVGWVWWAVVLFALVSFGHFLFEIKVEPLYTWGLLLARWMGSRGLAVLLILAATYFAYRLVEVLVRRIKIPQKPEFEREQVRIQTLMAVIESTLKGGVISVGVLLALANMGLNIGALIAGAGIAGLAISFAAQNLVRDVINGFFILLEDQYGVGDVIKVGDIAGGVERMNLRLSVLRDLEGKLHFVPHGQISTVTVLSHVWARAVVDVGVAYGADVDRAIAVIEDEAQKFYDDPEWREKFTDERPQVLGVNELGDSAVVIRVMFTVQAKQQWGVGREFKRRIKNRLDAEGIEIPFPQRTVWLRQDQEPQA
- the plsX gene encoding phosphate acyltransferase PlsX, with the protein product MNAPVALDAMGGDHAPRETVAGALAAAAAGVPVVLVGDEARLREELAAQGGELPIVHAPEVIDMHAHATEVRRRRQASINVAMRLVKEGEAEAAVSMGHSGATMASALFTLGRVRGIERPAILAEIPSQAPSGRVHLIDAGANADVRPAHLVQFARMGAAYAERMSGVARPRVGLLSIGEEPTKGNQLVLEAHPLLAEAGLHFVGNVEGRDVLADAADVIVTDGFTGNVVLKLAEGEAKILFGWIKEALASSFKAKLGALLAKDALRRLAARMDPAEYGAMPLLGVRGPAFIGHGASDRRAVRNALARAHKMARSGLVEALAAVE
- the trxA gene encoding thioredoxin translates to MAKPIVVSDSTFDQEIKDGLALVDFWAEWCGPCRMIAPILEELAAEYEGKLKVLKLDVDENPKTAMRFRVMSIPTVILFKNGEPVEVIIGAQPKRNFVARIEKHLPKA
- a CDS encoding DUF309 domain-containing protein, translated to MRQPNREALEQAGRLWREGAYWEVHEVLEPAWLAARGPERDFLHALILAAAAMEARRRGHERGARSNLAKAVRRWRALTPPDARLGAFLEGVGRALEGAPPPPWPLDEEADPALAEGPV
- a CDS encoding NAD(P)H-dependent flavin oxidoreductase; the protein is METRVTRMLGIRYPIVVAPMFLVSNRPLLEAVARAGAIGLVPTLNFRTHADYRAFLEAWPEGLAFGVNLILKDNPRLAEDLAATVEHRVPLVVTSLGDPTPVIEAVHGYGGKVWCDVVGLRHAKKAAAAGADALVAVAAGAGGHAGTISPFVLAPWLREETGLPVLVAGGLSTGAQLLAALALGDGGYFGTRFIATREAGASEAYKRALVQARPEDVVYTPEVTGVPANFLKGSLERFRADDSKAWKDVWSAGHGVAFIRDVPPAAELVERLVREFREAKARLP
- a CDS encoding KamA family radical SAM protein produces the protein MYPTPVDAYGRYEPVTLKNIHRHPAYRRLPESLRRELEVAAQVLPFRTNPYVLDELIDWDRAPEDPIFQLVFPQRGMLDSETYARVEAALTSGDREALVEAVWNARRAMNPHPAGQLTHNVPELDGRKLDGLQHKYAETVLFFPAGGQTCHAYCTYCFRWAQFVGDRELKFESSQVDDLVRYLRAHPEVTDVLVTGGDPMVMKTRLLARYLEPLLEVETLRTIRIGSKSLAYWPMRFTTDPDAAEVLRLFERVAAAGKQLAFMAHFSHPRELETEQVQAAIQNLLATGAVVRTQAPLIRHVNDDADVWAEKWRREVRLGLIPYYMFVERDTGPKRYFEVPLAEAQRIFADAYRQVSGLARTVRGPSMSAFPGKVRVVGTAEVAGEKVFVLEFLQARDPAWVGRPFFAKFSEEATWLDELEPALGEKRFFFEG
- a CDS encoding ThiJ/PfpI domain-containing protein, with translation MRIGVLLTMGFLEAEAAPVLDAVRILREAGAAVEGFTLAKSRHALEGAAGTVWTAKYALTARPELDVLVVPGSKGLARAARDLQIELWLEEVWPRLEAVFLGANGPVFLGELGRAPQLVAAHPAYADEVRRYAKLGHETAYAVGKVTTTAGYLFLLGALLDHLQSAGFDIEPVLGQMALAFD